In Brevibacillus marinus, the genomic window CGGGAGCCGGATACAACGCGGGTCCGCAGCATTCCCAGAGTCTGGAAGCGATGCTGATGCACATCCCGGGGCTGAAAGTGGTCATGCCGTCCAATCCGTACGATGCCAAAGGGCTGTTAAAGGCCGCCGTACGCGACGACGACCCGGTCCTGTTTATCGAGAACAAAATGTTGTACGGGATGAAAGGGGAGGTTCCCGAAGCGGAATACGTGATTCCTTTGGGAACAGCGAAGATCGTGAGGGAAGGAAACGATGTGACGATTGTCGCGCTCGGCCAGATGGTGAACCGGGCGGTCCGGGCAGCCGAGGAACTGGAAGCGGAAGGGATTAGCGCGGAAGTGATTGACCCGCGAACGGTTACCCCGCTCGACAAAGAGTGCATTTGGCAATCTGTTGTCAAGACAGGCAGACTCGTCGTTGTCCACGAAGCCGTCAAGACAGGCGGGTTTGGCGCGGAGTTGGCGGCCATCGTCCAAGAAGAAGTGTTTGATTACCTGGATGCACCCATCCAAAGGGTCGCCGCGCCGTTCACGCCGGTTCCCTACAGTAAAGCGCTGGAACAGTACTATTTGCCAAATGAGGAAAGCATCATCGAAGCAGCGAAGCGGATCTGTGTCGGCAGACCATTTGGCTTGCGCAAGTAGGTCAGGGAGGAGGCGAAATGCTCGTGGCAGCACAAAGGAACCGGATTTTCGCTTCTCCCCGGGCGCGGAGAAAGGCCGAATTATTGGGGATTAGCCTGCAGCAGGTGGAAGGCAGCGGTCCCGCAGGGCGGATTATCGAAGCAGACGTTCTCTTTTATCAAAGCGAAAATGAAATCGCTTTCAGTGGCGGGAAACCCATCGGACATCAGGAGAAAAGGGGAGCGGCAGCAACGCCGCTGGCGAAAAAAATAGCGGAAGTGAACAACATCGACTTGGATCTTGTAGAGGGCTCAGGATGGAAGGGCAAAATTATGAGCGCCGATGTGCTCAGGGCCGCTTCCGCCGCAGTGCGGGACAGCCTTCCCAACAGATCCGCACCGCTGCGCTCGCCTATGTCGGCGATGCGGAAAACGATCGCCGAACGAATGGTCTACAGCAAGCAAAGCGCACCTCACGTGACGCTTACGGTGAAAGCGGACGTGACGAAATTGGTGGAATTGCGCAATCGCTGGATCCAGGAGGCTGCCGCGGTCAAACCAAGCTACACGGACATCCTCGTGAAAGTCGCTGCGCAAAGTTTGCGCAATCATCCGCACGTCAACGTCTCCCTTGACCAGGGAGAGATCGTTTACCATCAGGATTGCCATATCGGCGTCGCGGTGGCCTTGGACGAGGGGCTGATCGTCCCGGTCATCCACGATGCGGAGCAAAAATCGCTGGCAAAGATCGCAGCAGAATTAAAAGAGAAAGTGAAACGGGCAAAACAGGGGAAAGTACGACCGGAAGACCTGCAGAACGGCCGCTTCACGATCAGTAATCTGGGCATGTATGAAGTGGATGGATTCACCCCGATCATCAATCCTCCGGAAAGTGCGATTTTGGGGGTAGGGAGGATCGTGGAGGATTTGATCGTGGAGAATGGCCGGATCCGGATCGGAAAAACGATGATGCTGTCCCTTTCCTTCGACCACCGGGTCATGGACGGGGCTCCTGCGGCCTTGTTTTTGAAAAACATCAAGGATCTGCTGGAAAATCCGGAATCACTAGGTATGACGTAGGAGTGGAAAGCGATGAAGATAGAAATCACGGTGCCAAAGGCCGGTCTGACGATGACAGAAGCGACAGTCGGCAAGTGGTTCGTCCGCGAAGGCGAGCGGGTCCGGCAACACGATGTGATCGCGGAACTTGTGACCGAGAAAATCACGATAGAGGTGAACGCACCGGAAGCGGGAACGATCGCCACCATTTTCAAACAGGAGGGGGAGACGGTTCAGATCGGGGAAAGGCTGGCGGTGATCGAAACGGACGGCAGCGTCGAGGTTGTTGGGGAGCGCGAGCCGCACCTGCCGGTCGAATCAAATCCAGCGGTTGGCTCACACCTGACCGTCGAAACAGCAGCGATGCAGCAAACAGTGCTTTATGATGCGGCCATCATCGGCGGCGGCCCCGCTGGCTATGTGGCTGCTATCCGTGCGTCCCAACTGGGCGGGAGGGTGGCGCTGATCGAACAGCACAACTGGGGCGGCACATGTCTGAATATTGGTTGTATTCCAACAAAGACACTTCTGCGGGCCGCTGAGTTCCTCAAATGGCCGCGGACCGCTTCCCGGTTTGGGATCTTTTTCGATCCTCCCCGCACCGATTTCAGCCAACTGATGAACTACAAGGAAGAAGTCGTTCGGAAGCTGCAAAACGGGATCGTGCAGCTGTTGAAAAAACACGACGTCGACCTGCTCCACGGCAAAGGCAAGGTCGTCGCTCCCCACCGGGTCGTAGTCGAAGCGGGGGATGGGGAAAGGCAAACCATCGAAGCCCGGAACATCATCGTGGCGACCGGATCGCGGCCGAAATTACCAGAGATCCCGGGTCTTCGGGAAGCACAACCGATGACCAGCAACGAGGCATTAACCCGCCATGAGTTGCCGAACAGCATCGCGATCCTTGGCGGGGGAGCAATCGGCTGCGAATTTGCCGCGATCTATGCCGCATGGGGAGCAAAGGTTACGGTAATTGAAAGCGCGGGGCAGATCTTGCCGGGATTCGATCAAGAGCTGGCCAAACATTTGCGGCAAGCTTTGCAGAAGGAGAACGTCCAGCTTCTTGTGTCCACGCAGGTCGAGCAAGTTCGCACGCAGGGCGATCAGAAAATTCTCCTGGCCAAAACGGCAAATGGAACGGAAGAAATCTTGGTCGAGGAGATTCTGGTGGCTACCGGCAGGATTCCCAACGCCGAGAATTTGCGTGAATTGGGGGTTCAGCAGGATGGCGAGCAAATCCAGGTGGATGAGCAGATGCGCACCAGCATACCGTCCATTTATGCCGTCGGAGACGTGATTGGGAAAGAATACCTGGCCCATGTGGCGAGCGCGCAGGGCATTGTGGCAGCCGAAGCGATCATGGGAAAGCCGAGCAAGATGGACTATCGCAGCATTCCCCGCTGCATCTATACCTCGCCGGAAATTGCCTGCGTAGGGTTGAGCGAATCGGAAGCGGCCGCACAGGGGTATGACTTTCAGGTTGGCAAGTATTACTTCCAAGCCAACGGACGTGCGCTCACGTACGGGCAAGCCGCGGGATTCGCCAAGGTACTGCGGGAGAAGCGGTACGGCCAAATCCTTGGCGTGCACATAATCGGCCCCAACGCGACGGATTTAATTAGCGAAGCGGTGCTGGCGATGCATCTGGAAGCAACGGCGGAAGAATTTGCCATGGCGCTGCATCCGCATCCGACGCTGTCGGAAGCACTCTGGGAAGCCGTTTTGTCCAGCATGGGGCGCGGAATCCATTCGTAAAGGAGCGATTGCGATGAAGCCGTTTCAATACATCAAATTCGCGAAAGGTGCAGGGACCGCCACGATTACGATCGACCGTCCGGAAACGCGAAATGCGATCAATGAAGCCGTTTTGGAAGAACTTGAGCAAGTCTTTGCACTGGTGGAAGCAGATGAGCACATTCGCGTAGTGATCGTCACCGGTGGCGGGGAGAAGGCATTTGTGGCCGGTGGAGACATCGCCGCGATGCAACGAATGTCTGTCCTGGAAGGAGAAAAGTTCGTCTACCAAGGGCAGCGGGTGCTGAGTCGGATTGAAAACTGCAGCAAAGTGGTCATCGCTGCGATCAACGGCTATGCTTTGGGCGGCGGAATGGAGCTTGCCTTGGCTTGCGATATCCGGATCGCGTCCGAGAAAGCAGTATTGGGTCTTCCGGAAACGTGCATCGGGCTTTACCCGGGATGGGGCGGAACACAACGTCTGGTCAGGCTGGTCGGCAAAGGGGTTGCGAAAGAGCTGGTGTTTACCGGGGAGCGCCTCTCCGCACAGGAAGCGAAAGAGTTGGGCATCGTGAACAAGGTCGTCCGGCATGAGGAGCTGATCGAACAGTGCGAGCAATTGGCTGCAAAGATTCTCGCGAACAGCCCGATCGCGGTGATGCAGGCGAAAAAGGCGATCAATCAAGGCAGCGAAATATCGTTGGACCAGGCGCTGGTACTGGAAGCGGAGGCTTGGCTCGTCAACTTCAGCACGGCAGATCGGGTGGAAGGACTGCGCGCATTTCTGGAAAAGCGCAAACCGCAGTACAGCGGCAAATAAGCGGAACAGCGGGAGGGGGGTTGCGTATGAGATTTCAGGGAAACCTTAATTTTTCCTCGATCATTACGCGAGGAGCGGTAAACGAACCGGACAAGGTGGTGATGACGTACCGCGATAAGCGATATACCTATCGCTCGCTGCAGGACAGAGTCAGCGCCTTGGCACAAGGATTGTTGAACCTGGGAATCGGCAAAGGGGATATCGTAGGAATTTTGCTTTACAATTGTTCGGAATTTTTCGAGATCATCTTTGCCGCCAACCGCATCGGTGCGATCTTTTTGCCGTTAAACTTCCGGCTTGCCGCAGATGAAATCGCTTACATTCTGGCGCATGCCGAAGCCAAGGCGATTATTTCAGAAGAGGCGTTCCACGAGACGTTGGAATCCATCCGTGACCGGCTGCCTTCCCTGCAACACTATATTACGTTGGCGCAGCAGGGAGCAGCTGGCTGGGTCCCCTATGAACAATTGCTGGAAACCAACTTGGGCGCGGATGTTCCGGATGCGCATGTGGAACTGCAGGATTTGCATCGCCTCATGTACACCTCCGGTACCACCTCGCGGCCCAAAGGCGTGATGATTACCTACGAGAATTTGTATTGGAAAAACATCGGCCACATTTGGGAGTTCAACATTACGCCGGAAGACAAGACGTTGATCGCAGGGCCGCTCTACCACGTCGGGGGACTTGACCTGACGGCGACGGGTACGTTGTACCGCGGCGGGAGTGTCGTCATCTTGCGCAAGTTTGACGTGCTGGATGTCGTCAGGACGATTGAGCAAGAAAGGCCGACAAATGTATGGCTCGCGCCCGCGATGGTGAATATGATCCTGCAGGAACCAAGAGCGAAGGACTGCAAGCTCGATTCGATCCGCTACATCATCGCCGGCGGGGAACGGATGCCGGAACCATTGGTACAGCGGGTAGTGGCGTTGTTCCCCAATGCCTGGTTCTGTGATGCGTACGGATTGACCGAAACGGTTTCCGGCGATACGTTTCTGCCGCGCAGCAAAACGTTCGAGAAGCTGGGTTCAGTAGGCCGGCCGTGTCTGCATTTGGACATGAAAATTGTGGATGAAGAAGGACACGAGCTTCCGCCAGGCGAGGTCGGAGAGATTGTGTTTCGCGGCCCGAAAGTGACCAAAGGGTATTGGAAAAACCCGGAAGCCACGCAAAAAGCAATTCGCGACGGATGGTTCCATACCGGCGATATGGGGAGGATCGACGAGGAAGGGTATCTCTACATCGTGGACCGCAAAAAAGACATGATCATCAGCGGTGGTGAAAACATCGCTTCGCTCGAGATTGAACGCGTTTTATACGAGCACCCGTCTGTACTGGAAGCGGCGGTCATCGGCATTCCGGATGAGCGCTGGGGAGAAGTTCCGAAAGCGTTTATCGTGCTCAAACCAGGCGAGAAAGTAACCGAGCAGGAGATTCTGCAGCACTGTTTGCGTAAGCTGGCAAAATTCAAAGTGCCGAAAGCGGTGCAATTCATTCACGAACTGCCGCGCAATCCTTCCGGTAAAGTGCTGAAACGGCAGTTGCGAAAAGAAGAACAAAAGGGGGTTGCCCCATGAATTTTCACATGACCGAAGAACAGAAGTTGCTGCGGGAAGGAATCCGCAAAATCGCGGAAGATTTTGGTTTGGAATACTGGCGCGAGAAGGATGCCAAACATGAATTTGTGCATGAACTGTGGGATGAACTGGGGAAAAACGGCTATATCGGGGTGGCCATTCCGGAACAGTATGGCGGCGCCGGGCTTGGTATGATGGAAATGACGATGATTATTGAAGAACTGGCCAAAGCAGGGGCCGGTTCCACGGTAGCCCAACTGTTCATGTTAACGCCCGTTTTTGGCGGCGTAACCATTCACTTGCACGGAAGCGAACAACAAAAGAAGGAGTATTTACCGAAGATCGCCGCTGGCCGATTGAATTTTTGCATGGCGCTGACCGAGCCAAACGCCGGCAGCAATTCCCTGGAAATTACCACGTTTGCGAAAAAAGAAGGAGACCATTACATCATCAGCGGTCAGAAAATTTGGATTTCCGGCGTTGACGTCGCCGACAAGATGCTGTTGGTTGCGCGTACGACAAAGCGGGACGAGGTGACAAAAAAGACGGAGGGGATCAGCCTTTTCGTGGTGGATCCCAAAGATCCGGCGATCACGCTGCAGCCGATCGAAAAAGTTGGCACCCACTGCGTGCGATCGGACACCGTTTTCATTGAAAACCTCGTGGTTCACGAGAATCAATTGATCGGTGAGGAAGGGAAAGGCTGGGACTATTTAATTGACACCCTGAATGCGGAACGGATTGTTACCACAGCGGGTCTGATCGGAACCGGCCAGCTGGCGATCAAGCTGGCCGTGGATTACGCAAAGGAGAGAAAGGTATTTCGCAATACGCCGATTGGAGCCTATCAGAGCATTCAATTTCCATTGGCGAAGATCAGCGCGGAAATCGCTGTGTCTCAACTCATGAATTACAAAGCGGCATGGCTGTATGATCAAAACCTGCCGAACGGATCGGAAGCGAACATGGCAAAGTTGATCGCAGGCGAAGCGGCTTTTCAGGCCACCGATCGGGCGATGCAGGTTCTGGGGGGGTATGGGTATTCGAAAGAGTATCATGTGGAGCGCATTTGGCGCGATGTCCGGCTGTTTAAAATTGCGCCGGTGTCGGAGGAAATGATCTTAAATTACATTGCCCAGCACGATCTGGGATTGCCAAGGTCGTATTAAGACAATCGGAAAAAAACGGGGGACGGACAAAGATGAGGAAACACGTGTCGAGGGGTTCATGTTGGACCGGGTGGCTGCTGGCTGTCGTGATGCTGCTGGCAACGGCTTGCGCCGGCGCGACCAGCTCAGGAGAAGGCGGGGGAACCGCTTCGCAACAGGAAGGCGGCGAAGCGAACACAGATCAGGGCGGCACGATTAAAATCGGGATGACTTCAGCCCTTACCGGTCCCTATAACGAATACGGGGAAGGGAACAAACGCGGCGTTGAACTCGCGATCAAAAAATGGAATGAACAGGGCGGAATCAATGGCAAGCAAATCGAGCTGAAAATTCTCGATGACCAGCTCGTACCGGACAAGGCGGCGATTAACATGCAACAGCTGCTGGATGATCCGGAGATTGTGGCCATCATCGGTCCGGCGGGCAGCGGTCCCGCATTGGCGACCGTGCCCATCACCGAAGCGAGAGGAATGATCCACATCAATCCGGTGGCGCAAACACCTGATGTGACCTATCCGCACGGCACCGCTCAAGCGCCGCGGAAGAATGTGTTTTCCTTCGCCTTGCAAAACGATGTGGAATCGGACGTGCTGGGCACATTTGTCGGGCAAAAGTGGAAAAAAATAGGGCTGATCCACGAAAGTACCGCTTACGGAAAAACGGGCATGGATCTCGTCGAAAAAGTGCTGCAAGAAAAATACGGGCTCAAACCTGTGGCGCGAGAAGAGTATAACCAACAGACCCCCGACATGACGGCCCAATTAGCGAGAATCAAGAAAGCGGGAGCGGAAGTGGTAGTGTGTGTCGGACTGGGGATGGATCTCGCCAACATCCGCAAGGGGATGAGTCGGCTGGACATGAACGTCCCGCTTGTGGCGACCAACGGCGCGCTGTCCCTTCCTTATAAAGAAGGAGCGGGTGAACTGGTGGTCGGGACGATCGGAACGATGATCGCCGCCTTTGGGCATGATCCGTTATCGCCGGAAGCAGAAGAATTCGCAAAAGCGTACGTCGACACATATGGCAAAGATCGCTATTGGGGAGACAGCGACAAGCCGCAGCTGTTCATGTCGTTGAACGTGTCCAATGCGTATGACGGGGCGAACGTGTTGTTTGAGGCGATCAAGCGGGCGAACAGCACGGAATCGGCGAACGTGATTGAGGCGATGGAAAGCATGCAAGATTTCAAGGGCGTGAATGCTGTGTATTCCTTCAGTGCCCAAAAACACCATGCGATTGGAACGGATGCGGTCGGACTGTTTGAATACGTGAAGGAGGGGGAGCAAATCAAGCTGGTTCCGTATCAGGAGTAAGTGCACAGGGCGGGAAAAGGTTCGCCATTTTCCCGCCCATCCCAGCATAAGGACGAAGGAGGATCGCGATGGTTGATGTTCAATTCCTCAGCGAATTGATTTTTACGGGAATCTGCGTAGGTTCCGTATACTCCCTGATTGCCCATGGATTCAACCTGACATTTTGGACGACTAAAGTGGTCAACTTTGCGCATGGTTCGTTTCTGATGTTCTGTGCCATGCTGACGCTTGCCTTTCTGATGATGGGATTGCCTTGGTTGGTGGCTATTTTCCTGGGGATGGTTGCGATCAGCTTAATCGGCATCGCGCTGGAAAGAATCTCCGTCAGACCATTGCTCAAATATCCGACCAGTATGGGATGGATTGTCTCGACACTCGGCGTTGGCTTGTTTTTGCAGGCGTTCGCCACGAAAGTATGGGGAGCGCAGGCATTGGCGTTTCCGGCCTTCATTTTTGCGAGTACAGATTACGTACCGTTTTTCGGAATTCAATTATCCGCGCAGTATTTGCTGGTTTTGGGCAGCGCATTCGGCATCATGCTCGCGATGGAGTGGATCATGAAACGGACGATCTGGGGCAAAGCGATGAAAGCGGTTGCGCACGATCCTGATCTGGCCAGGCTCATGGGAATGAAAGCAAAACGGGTGATGACCGTCTCGTTTATCCTCAGTGCCCTCTTGGCGGGGACAGCGGGTCTCTTGATTGCTCCGATATACGGAAATATCAGTCCTGATTTTGGCATGAATCTGATGGTCTTAGGCTTTGTGGCGGCCGTTCTGGGGGGAATTGGCAGTTCGCGGGGAGCGCTTTTGGGGGGGATGCTGCTTGGCGTGATCGAGAAGTTGGTGGGTGGTTATGTTTCCACTTCAGCTGAGCACGGCGTGGCATTTGCGATCTTAATCCTCATTCTTGCGATCAAACCAGAAGGCCTGTTGGGGAGCAAGGCGGTGAAAAAGGTATGACCGCGTTCAAGCGCCTGTTTGCCCACCCGCTTTTCACCGTCGTGGCGGTGGGCGGATTGGTCATCGCTCCCTGCTTCCTGTCGGATTCCAATGTCCAGCTGCTCATCTTTTGGGGAATCAACATTCTGCTGGCGCAAAGCATCAACCTGCTGAGCGGTTTTGCCGGGCAAATTTCCTTGGGGCATGCTGCCTTTTACGCGATTGGCGCGTATACGTCGGCGATCCTGATGATCCGCTGGGGGCTCCCCCTCTACGTTACCTTGCTCATCGCAGCGGCCTGCAATGCTGTGGTGGGATTTCTCCTTTCCTTCCCGGCGGGGCGGGTGAAAGAATTCTACCTGGCCATGATGACGCTTGGCTTTGGCTTCATCATCCAGGAAATAGCGAAAGAGTGGACAGCGGTAACAGGGGGAGTGATGGGCTTGAGCGGAATCCCCTCTGCCAAGCTGGGGACATTGACGATGTTTGGCATGAAGGTCAATCTGGTTCTGTACTATTGGTTTGTATTGGTGGTTGTCGCCGTAACGATGTGGTTGTTGCGGAATGTTATTCAATCCTATCTGGGACGGTCGTTTCTCGCGGTGCACCGCAGCGAATTGGCGGCAGCGAGCATCGGCATTTCGCCGGGCCAGGTCAAACAACTGGCTTATGCCATAAGCGCGGCGATCGCGGGAATGGCGGGTGCGATCTATGCCTCCCTCATGTCGTACATCGGTTCCAACACATTCGGCATGATGCAGTCCATCGAAATACTGGTGATGGGCATTCTAGGGGGATTCGGAACGCTGATTGGCCCCGTTTTGGGCGCTGCGTTTTTAACGTTCGTTCCCAACAAGCTGCAGTTTTTCCTGGAATATCAGCTCATGCTGTACGCGCTGCTGTTGGTCGTCTCTTTTTTCATCATCCCGCAAGGATTTGCGGGACTGCTAAAAATCCGCCCCCCCTTGGAGAAAGGCAGACGAGTCCAGGCGTCCAAAAAGCTGGCAGCCGCGGCGGAAAAAGGGCAGCATCTCTCCGAGCCTCCCTTCCTTCCGCTGAAAGGCTCTTTTTCGCCACTTCTCGCAGTGAAAGGGGTCAGCAAGGACTTTGGCGGATTGCGGGCGCTCGATGACGTATCGCTGACCCTGGCGGAGGGAAGGATTCTCGGCTTAATCGGGCCGAACGGTTCGGGAAAAAGCACGCTCGTGAACGTCATCAGCGGCGTGTATCCGGTCTCGCAAGGGAGTATTTTGTTTCATGGGAAAGATATTACGAATCGGCAAGCGCACGACATCGCAAACCTGGGGATCATTCGTACATTCCAAGACCCCCATAACGTCCCCAACATGACGGTAAAGGAAAACCTGCTGTTAGGGGCGCATCGTTTATACCAATCCAATCTGTTCTTTTGCAGCATCAATGCCAAACGATCATTACGTGAGGAAAAGCGAATGCTCAAGAGAGCCGAAGAAATGATGGAACTGTGCCAGCTGAAAGAATACGCCGACGATCCGGTCGGCACGTTGCCTTACGGAATCCAGAGGATGGTGGAGGTTTCCCGGGCGTTGCTGGCTGAACCGAAGCTGCTCCTCCTCGATGAACCGGCTGCCGGCTTGTCGGAACACGAGCTGGCTGAGTTGGCAAAGCTGATCCGCTATGTGAAAGAGCGTGGGGTCGCGATGATCTTGATCGATCATCACATGAAGTTTATCACGGAATTGGTAGATGAAATTCTCGTTCTCGATTCCGGCGCAGCGATCTATGCAGGCAGCGTCGAAGGAATGCGGAAAAATCAGCAGGTAATCAGAGCCTATTTGGGGGTTGCCCAGCATGGTTGAAATCCAAAATTTGTCCGTTTGTTATGGTCCGATTGCTGCGTTGCAAGAGATTTCACTCACGTTTGCGGAACAGAAAATTCATGCCATTATTGGCGCGAACGGGGCGGGAAAATCCACTCTGCTCAAATCGATTAGCGGCCTGGTGGCCCCTCAGCAAGGGCGAATCCGGTACCACGGGCAGGAGATCCAGCACATCCAGGTTGAAGATCGCGTCAAGCTGGGGATTGCGCATGTTTTGGAAGGGCGGCGCCTGTTTAAAGATCAGACGGTTCATGACAATCTGCTGCTCGGGTTTCATTTTCGCAATCCGAAAGAGCGGCGGCAGAAGGGGATCGCGAAAATCAACGAGGTCTATGAGCGTTTTCCCATTTTAGGCAGCAAGCGCAATCAGCTGGCGGGAACCTTAAGCGGCGGCCAACAACAAATCCTGATCATCGCAACGGCTATCCTCTCCGAGCCCAAGCTGCTCTTATTGGATGAACCGTCATTGGGGTTGGCTCCCATTATCATTGATGAAGTGTATCAATTTTTGCAAGAGCTCAAGGCAAATGGCATGACCATCGTGATTTCCGAACAGCTGGCGGCATTAGCGCTCCGCGTTGCCGATGCGGGGTATGTACTGGAACGGGGAAAAATAGTGGAGCAAGGAGATGCCTTTTATTTGAAATCGCTGTTGGATTCTGACGGACTTTCATCCGTTTATTTGGGAGGAAACAAAGCATGACGATAGATCCGCTGGCAGCACGCGTTGCCGGGACTGGTTAGGTCCCGGCAAGTTTTTTTGTGAAGCGGCCTGTCTTTTACTAGTCTAGGAGGGAAAGGGGGAGTTTCATGTACGCGCGGACGTATTCGGGTACGGTACATGGAATTGAGGGGGTGATCGTTGCGGTGGAAGTGGATCTGGCCAATGGGCTGCCGCAGTTTGATGTGGTGGGCCTGGGAGGATCGGCGATCAAGGAAGCGCGCAACCGGGTTCGCGCCGCCCTGCGCAACGGCGGTTTTCAATTTCCCCTGCAGCGGATTACCGTCAATCTGGCTCCGGCAGACCTGCGCAAGGAAGGCTCTGCCTTTGATTTGGCGATGGCCTTCGGCGTTTTGCTCGCCTCCGGGCAGATTCCAGAGCGGCAGGACCCGGC contains:
- a CDS encoding alpha-ketoacid dehydrogenase subunit beta; this encodes MAVLRFNQAINAALREEMARDQNVILAGEDIAAAGGSFGVTRGLLEEFGESRVIDTPISEGAIVGLAIGSAATGLRPVVEIMFIDFIGVCFDMLLNQAAKMRYMSGGNISLPLVIRTQAGAGYNAGPQHSQSLEAMLMHIPGLKVVMPSNPYDAKGLLKAAVRDDDPVLFIENKMLYGMKGEVPEAEYVIPLGTAKIVREGNDVTIVALGQMVNRAVRAAEELEAEGISAEVIDPRTVTPLDKECIWQSVVKTGRLVVVHEAVKTGGFGAELAAIVQEEVFDYLDAPIQRVAAPFTPVPYSKALEQYYLPNEESIIEAAKRICVGRPFGLRK
- a CDS encoding 2-oxo acid dehydrogenase subunit E2, with amino-acid sequence MAAQRNRIFASPRARRKAELLGISLQQVEGSGPAGRIIEADVLFYQSENEIAFSGGKPIGHQEKRGAAATPLAKKIAEVNNIDLDLVEGSGWKGKIMSADVLRAASAAVRDSLPNRSAPLRSPMSAMRKTIAERMVYSKQSAPHVTLTVKADVTKLVELRNRWIQEAAAVKPSYTDILVKVAAQSLRNHPHVNVSLDQGEIVYHQDCHIGVAVALDEGLIVPVIHDAEQKSLAKIAAELKEKVKRAKQGKVRPEDLQNGRFTISNLGMYEVDGFTPIINPPESAILGVGRIVEDLIVENGRIRIGKTMMLSLSFDHRVMDGAPAALFLKNIKDLLENPESLGMT
- the lpdA gene encoding dihydrolipoyl dehydrogenase, with the translated sequence MKIEITVPKAGLTMTEATVGKWFVREGERVRQHDVIAELVTEKITIEVNAPEAGTIATIFKQEGETVQIGERLAVIETDGSVEVVGEREPHLPVESNPAVGSHLTVETAAMQQTVLYDAAIIGGGPAGYVAAIRASQLGGRVALIEQHNWGGTCLNIGCIPTKTLLRAAEFLKWPRTASRFGIFFDPPRTDFSQLMNYKEEVVRKLQNGIVQLLKKHDVDLLHGKGKVVAPHRVVVEAGDGERQTIEARNIIVATGSRPKLPEIPGLREAQPMTSNEALTRHELPNSIAILGGGAIGCEFAAIYAAWGAKVTVIESAGQILPGFDQELAKHLRQALQKENVQLLVSTQVEQVRTQGDQKILLAKTANGTEEILVEEILVATGRIPNAENLRELGVQQDGEQIQVDEQMRTSIPSIYAVGDVIGKEYLAHVASAQGIVAAEAIMGKPSKMDYRSIPRCIYTSPEIACVGLSESEAAAQGYDFQVGKYYFQANGRALTYGQAAGFAKVLREKRYGQILGVHIIGPNATDLISEAVLAMHLEATAEEFAMALHPHPTLSEALWEAVLSSMGRGIHS
- a CDS encoding enoyl-CoA hydratase/isomerase family protein, with the protein product MKPFQYIKFAKGAGTATITIDRPETRNAINEAVLEELEQVFALVEADEHIRVVIVTGGGEKAFVAGGDIAAMQRMSVLEGEKFVYQGQRVLSRIENCSKVVIAAINGYALGGGMELALACDIRIASEKAVLGLPETCIGLYPGWGGTQRLVRLVGKGVAKELVFTGERLSAQEAKELGIVNKVVRHEELIEQCEQLAAKILANSPIAVMQAKKAINQGSEISLDQALVLEAEAWLVNFSTADRVEGLRAFLEKRKPQYSGK
- a CDS encoding acyl-CoA synthetase — its product is MRFQGNLNFSSIITRGAVNEPDKVVMTYRDKRYTYRSLQDRVSALAQGLLNLGIGKGDIVGILLYNCSEFFEIIFAANRIGAIFLPLNFRLAADEIAYILAHAEAKAIISEEAFHETLESIRDRLPSLQHYITLAQQGAAGWVPYEQLLETNLGADVPDAHVELQDLHRLMYTSGTTSRPKGVMITYENLYWKNIGHIWEFNITPEDKTLIAGPLYHVGGLDLTATGTLYRGGSVVILRKFDVLDVVRTIEQERPTNVWLAPAMVNMILQEPRAKDCKLDSIRYIIAGGERMPEPLVQRVVALFPNAWFCDAYGLTETVSGDTFLPRSKTFEKLGSVGRPCLHLDMKIVDEEGHELPPGEVGEIVFRGPKVTKGYWKNPEATQKAIRDGWFHTGDMGRIDEEGYLYIVDRKKDMIISGGENIASLEIERVLYEHPSVLEAAVIGIPDERWGEVPKAFIVLKPGEKVTEQEILQHCLRKLAKFKVPKAVQFIHELPRNPSGKVLKRQLRKEEQKGVAP
- a CDS encoding acyl-CoA dehydrogenase family protein: MNFHMTEEQKLLREGIRKIAEDFGLEYWREKDAKHEFVHELWDELGKNGYIGVAIPEQYGGAGLGMMEMTMIIEELAKAGAGSTVAQLFMLTPVFGGVTIHLHGSEQQKKEYLPKIAAGRLNFCMALTEPNAGSNSLEITTFAKKEGDHYIISGQKIWISGVDVADKMLLVARTTKRDEVTKKTEGISLFVVDPKDPAITLQPIEKVGTHCVRSDTVFIENLVVHENQLIGEEGKGWDYLIDTLNAERIVTTAGLIGTGQLAIKLAVDYAKERKVFRNTPIGAYQSIQFPLAKISAEIAVSQLMNYKAAWLYDQNLPNGSEANMAKLIAGEAAFQATDRAMQVLGGYGYSKEYHVERIWRDVRLFKIAPVSEEMILNYIAQHDLGLPRSY
- a CDS encoding ABC transporter substrate-binding protein, which produces MRKHVSRGSCWTGWLLAVVMLLATACAGATSSGEGGGTASQQEGGEANTDQGGTIKIGMTSALTGPYNEYGEGNKRGVELAIKKWNEQGGINGKQIELKILDDQLVPDKAAINMQQLLDDPEIVAIIGPAGSGPALATVPITEARGMIHINPVAQTPDVTYPHGTAQAPRKNVFSFALQNDVESDVLGTFVGQKWKKIGLIHESTAYGKTGMDLVEKVLQEKYGLKPVAREEYNQQTPDMTAQLARIKKAGAEVVVCVGLGMDLANIRKGMSRLDMNVPLVATNGALSLPYKEGAGELVVGTIGTMIAAFGHDPLSPEAEEFAKAYVDTYGKDRYWGDSDKPQLFMSLNVSNAYDGANVLFEAIKRANSTESANVIEAMESMQDFKGVNAVYSFSAQKHHAIGTDAVGLFEYVKEGEQIKLVPYQE
- a CDS encoding branched-chain amino acid ABC transporter permease — its product is MVDVQFLSELIFTGICVGSVYSLIAHGFNLTFWTTKVVNFAHGSFLMFCAMLTLAFLMMGLPWLVAIFLGMVAISLIGIALERISVRPLLKYPTSMGWIVSTLGVGLFLQAFATKVWGAQALAFPAFIFASTDYVPFFGIQLSAQYLLVLGSAFGIMLAMEWIMKRTIWGKAMKAVAHDPDLARLMGMKAKRVMTVSFILSALLAGTAGLLIAPIYGNISPDFGMNLMVLGFVAAVLGGIGSSRGALLGGMLLGVIEKLVGGYVSTSAEHGVAFAILILILAIKPEGLLGSKAVKKV